TTTGAGCTCTCATAATAATTGGGTTATCAACCATTTTACCATCAACAGATATAACTCCTGAACCCTTAGCTTCAGCTTCCTTAGCACCATTTATAATTCTAATTGATTTTTCAATTTCTTTTTGGCTTGGTGTATAAATTTCATGAACTATTCTAACTTGTTTAGGATGTATACAAGATTTACCATCAAATCCTAAATCTTTAATAAATTGAACTTCTTGTCTGAAACCATCTAGGTTATTTACATCTGAATAAACAGTATCAAAACAATAAATACCAGCATTTCTTGCAGCAAGTACAATAGCTTCTCTTGCATAATATAATTCCCAACCATGTTTACTTCTTGAAGTCTTTAAGTTAGTGACATAGTCTTCTGCTCCTAATGCTATACCCATTAATCTTTTGCTAGCAAGAGCAATTTCTTTAACATTCATAATACCAGTTGCACTTTCAATAGCTGCCATAAGTAGAGTTTCTCCTTCTCTACCAATTTCTTTTTCAACTTCTGTTATAAGTTTATCAACTGCTATTATTTCATCAGGAGTATCAGTTTTTGGAAGTCTTACAACATTAACCCCAGCTTTTACAACAGCTCTTATATCATCTGCTCCAAATGGAGTATCTAAACCATTTACCCTTACAACAGTTTCAGTAGTTTTATAATCTATTGTTTTTAAAGCTTCAGAAACTAAAAATCTTGCAGCATCTTTTTGATTTACACTAGTAGCATCTTCTAAGTCTATCATTACAGAATCTGGTCCATATATATAAGCATCTGTAATCATTGATGGATTATTACCAGGTAGAAACATCATTGTTCTTCTTAATCTATCTCTAATTGCCATAATTCCTCCTAAAATTTATAATCATGAGATTCAGCAGCTCTATATACAGCAGCCTTAGTTCTAGCTATAAGAGCATAGTTTAATGCACCTTTATCTACA
This Fusobacterium animalis 7_1 DNA region includes the following protein-coding sequences:
- the citE gene encoding citrate (pro-3S)-lyase subunit beta — its product is MAIRDRLRRTMMFLPGNNPSMITDAYIYGPDSVMIDLEDATSVNQKDAARFLVSEALKTIDYKTTETVVRVNGLDTPFGADDIRAVVKAGVNVVRLPKTDTPDEIIAVDKLITEVEKEIGREGETLLMAAIESATGIMNVKEIALASKRLMGIALGAEDYVTNLKTSRSKHGWELYYAREAIVLAARNAGIYCFDTVYSDVNNLDGFRQEVQFIKDLGFDGKSCIHPKQVRIVHEIYTPSQKEIEKSIRIINGAKEAEAKGSGVISVDGKMVDNPIIMRAQRVLELAKASGIYKED